From Salvelinus fontinalis isolate EN_2023a chromosome 30, ASM2944872v1, whole genome shotgun sequence, one genomic window encodes:
- the LOC129829207 gene encoding SRC kinase signaling inhibitor 1-like isoform X6: MSHKFILKKSRHTGILFLQLGEEMRRVHLTHELTSLETLRALIVHMFPQRLTMAMLRCPSTALLIKDEARNVFYELEDPRDVQDRCVIKIYCKETVYGTYPSHHNPHLANGDLRRDMVYTPQQDSPPNRRLSNTPASSASAPSGSPSRIRLLYSGGRPSSYAGQPHPQHHPQTHSLPHPHHSSPGGQSAAHHQHHPQQLHHQPQLQHHAQAGFSPSAILERRDVKPDEEVHGTGSRSMVLLRGDAGGIYADPYSLGQEGGRLSLAGPHSSLPPRGDAYGSLYRRGGGGGGGGGLGPGSMRSLTSYSAAALQGELMDSGVLYRPGGPLYNDAAYAASMLAMGFRVPPPSSPQKIPDMRDSYSGTMPGRGSPGRQTLRRDSVSSSMFGESPKARGQGSGLGSDQLCLMAGPGGEGGGFSSAPGFSSPLPGNETETRGRMEAMEKQIASLTGLLQTVLTRGPEAESPDKIETANYCSETDTGRLKNKKALTPSAPLALMPPPLVGSSQPLTVSRLQMQIHLHGLQQNTSELRKQLSQLRNIQLENQDSVQSLLRQTESELSLMMLDAMRTQEDPLQRQRLLVEEERLKYLNQEELLIQQLHDLEKSVEELQRNSSVNHSLVTEQEVEQKSMELRSLGETLTELKNQFPSLQSKMRVVLRVEVEAVKFLKEEPHRLDSLLKRCNTMTDTLTTLRRKVTEGLWKGQNDISSQSAKRTEHTGKSLDLDILTSPPLSLNDLGGSASLANWMPVSGSDPDASGTEQDPHPTASYRSRVLDELPSRRGVGKSVSAEVRLAAERDWEEKRASLTQFSAQDINRLLEETQAELMKAIPDLDFAARQINKPAVPPKPHPKPQFTTPITTTTTTSTTTSTTTTTSTEHQPNMVQVTAQKLEGGSRCGSAELTVTRYRTEKPSKSPPPPPPRRSFPSAHGLTTNSTGEVIVTTKKKVEPEDGEAPKTLVKLRRTPSDTPRPTSTPPVIAASAIKDEDDEKRIIAELENASNSPGGSKGAQSTVAARLKSLQQGSLERPKTRKQREDFPKIQGQQQVFHF, translated from the exons GCATTCTCTTCCTCCAGCtgggggaggagatgaggagggtgCACCTGACCCATGAGCTGACCAGCCTGGAGACCCTGAGGGCCCTCATCGTCCACATGTTCCCCCAGAGGCTCACCATGGCAATGCTCAG GTGCCCCAGCACGGCCCTGCTCATCAAGGATGAGGCCCGTAACGTCTTCTATGAGCTGGAGGACCCACGAGACGTCCAGGACCGCTGTGTCATCAAGATCTACTGCAAGGAGACTGTCTACGGCACCTACCCCAGTCACCACAACCCACACCTGGCCAACGGAGACCTCCGG AGGGATATGGTGTACACGCCCCAGCAGGATTCCCCGCCCAACCGTCGCCTCAGCAACACCCCTGCCTCCTCCGCCTCTGCCCCCTCCGGCTCGCCGTCCCGCATCCGTCTCCTCTACAGTGGGGGCCGCCCATCTTCTTACGCTGGGCAACCTCACCCCCAGCATCATCCCCAAACCcactccctcccccacccccaccactccTCGCCAGGTGGCCAGAGTGCGGCCCACCACCAGCATCACCCCCAGCAGCTCCACCACCAGCCCCAGCTACAGCACCACGCCCAGGCAGGTTTCTCCCCTAGTGCCATCCTGGAGCGTAGGGATGTTAAGCCCGATGAGGAGGTCCATGGCACTGGCTCCAGGAGCATGGTGCTCCTGCGGGGCGATGCAGGGGGGATCTATGCCGACCCCTATTCCCTGGGCCAGGAAGGAGGCCGCCTCAGCCTGGCGGGCCCCCACTCATCTCTACCCCCGAGAGGGGACGCCTACGGCTCTCTCTACCGGCGTGGAGGAGGCGGAGGGGGCGGAGGAGGGTTGGGACCCGGATCCATGCGCTCCCTCACTTCCTACTCGGCGGCGGCGCTGCAAGGAGAGCTGATGGACAGTGGCGTCCTCTACAGGCCTGGAGGCCCACTGTATAATGATGCAGCCTACGCCGCGTCCATGTTGGCCATGGGCTTCCGGGTGCCACCCCCCTCGTCTCCGCAGAAAATCCCCGACATGAGGGACTCGTATTCAGGCACCATGCCCGGCCGGGGCTCCCCTGGGAGGCAGACCCTGCGGAGGGACTCAGTATCCTCCTCCATGTTCGGGGAGAGTCCCAAagctaggggtcaggggtcagggttgggGTCTGATCAGCTGTGCTTAATGGCTGGACCTGGAGGGGAGGGCGGTGGTTTCAGTTCAGCACCAGGTTTCAGTTCACCTCTACCAGGCAATGAGACAGAGACCAG GGGGCGCATGGAGGCCATGGAGAAACAGATAGCCAGTCTGACTGGTCTACTGCAGACTGTTCTGACCAGGGGACCAGAGGCCGAGAGCCC GGACAAGATTGAGACGGCCAATTACTGCTCTGAGACAGACA CTGGACGGTTAAAAAACAAGAAAG CCCTGACACCGTCGGCTCCGTTGGCCCTGATGCCGCCACCACTCGTCGGGTCCTCCCAGCCACTGACGGTGTCGCGGCTGCAGATGCAGATCCACCTGCATGGCCTGCAGCAGAACACCAGCGAGCTGCGCAAACAACTGTCCCAGCTGCGCAACATCCAG TTGGAGAACCAGGACTCAGTACAGTCCCTGCTGAGGCAGACCGAGTCGGAGCTGAGCCTTATGATGCTGGATGCCATGCGGACCCAGGAGGACCCTTTGCAGAGGCAGCGCCTcctagtggaggaggagagactcaAGTACCTCAACCAGGAAGAGCTGCTCATCCAGCAACTGCA TGATCTGGAGAAGTCAGTGGAGGAACTGCAGAGGAACTCGTCAGTCAACCACAGCCTGGTGACTGAGCAGGAAGTGGAGCAGAAGAGTATGGAGCTAAGGTCTTTGGGAGAGACCCTCACAGAGCTCAAGA accaGTTCCCCAGTCTGCAGAGTAAGATGCGCGTGGTGTTGAGGGTGGAAGTGGAGGCTGTGAAGTTCCTGAAGGAGGAGCCACACAGACTGGACTCACTGCTGAAACGCTGTAACACCATGACcgacacactgaccacactacgCAG GAAAGTGACCGAGGGCCTGTGGAAAGGCCAGAATGACAtctccagccagtcagccaagcGAACTGAGCACACAGGAAAGAGCTTGGACCTCGACATACTGACCAGTCCACCGCTCAGCCTCAATGACCTGGGTGGTAGTGCAAGCCTTGCCAACTGGATGCCCGTATCAGGCAGTGACCCAGATGCTTCTGGAACTGAGCAGGACCCCCACCCTACGGCCAGCTACAGAAGCCGGGTCCTGGACGAGCTGCCAAGCCGCCGCGGTGTTGGCAAATCAGTGTCTGCGGAGGTCAGACTG GCTGCAGAGCGGGACTGGGAGGAGAAGCGAGCAAGTCTGACCCAGTTTAGTGCCCAGGACATCAACCGTCTGCTGGAGGAGACCCAGGCTGAGCTGATGAAGGCCATCCCAGACCTAGACTTTGCTGCCAGGCAGATTAACAAGCCTGCTGTACCCCCCAAACCCCACCCCAAACCTCAGTTTACCAcccccatcactaccaccaccaccacctccaccaccactagcacaaccaccactaccagtACTGAGCACCAGCCCAACATGGTGCAGGTCACTGCCCAGAAGCTGGAGGGGGGCTCACGTTGCGGATCTG caGAGCTGACCGTTACCAGGTATCGCACTGAGAAACCCTCTAAGTCTCCGCCTCCACCCCCTCCTCGCCGCAGCTTCCCATCAGCCCATGGGCTCACCACCAATAGCACCGGAGAAGTGATCGTCACCACCAAGAag AAGGTGGAGCCAGAAGACGGAGAGGCTCCGAAGACTCTGGTCAAGCTGAGAAGGACACCGTCTGACACCCCCCGCCCCACCTCCACTCCCCCCGTCATCGCCGCCTCGGCGATTAAAGACGAGGACGACGAAAAGAGGATCATTGCTGAACTAGAG AATGCAAGCAACTCACCAGGGGGATCCAAGGGAGCCCAGTCAACTGTAGCGGCTAGACTGAAGAGCCTTCAGCAAGGCAGCCTCGAGAGGCCCAAGACCAGGAAGCAGAGAGAGGACTTCCCCAAGATCCAGGGCCAGCAGCAGGTATTCCACTTCTAG
- the LOC129829207 gene encoding SRC kinase signaling inhibitor 1-like isoform X5 has translation MSEAEVPLGFNRMNRLRQSLPLARSSSQAKLRAPGILFLQLGEEMRRVHLTHELTSLETLRALIVHMFPQRLTMAMLRCPSTALLIKDEARNVFYELEDPRDVQDRCVIKIYCKETVYGTYPSHHNPHLANGDLRRDMVYTPQQDSPPNRRLSNTPASSASAPSGSPSRIRLLYSGGRPSSYAGQPHPQHHPQTHSLPHPHHSSPGGQSAAHHQHHPQQLHHQPQLQHHAQAGFSPSAILERRDVKPDEEVHGTGSRSMVLLRGDAGGIYADPYSLGQEGGRLSLAGPHSSLPPRGDAYGSLYRRGGGGGGGGGLGPGSMRSLTSYSAAALQGELMDSGVLYRPGGPLYNDAAYAASMLAMGFRVPPPSSPQKIPDMRDSYSGTMPGRGSPGRQTLRRDSVSSSMFGESPKARGQGSGLGSDQLCLMAGPGGEGGGFSSAPGFSSPLPGNETETRGRMEAMEKQIASLTGLLQTVLTRGPEAESPDKIETANYCSETDTGRLKNKKALTPSAPLALMPPPLVGSSQPLTVSRLQMQIHLHGLQQNTSELRKQLSQLRNIQLENQDSVQSLLRQTESELSLMMLDAMRTQEDPLQRQRLLVEEERLKYLNQEELLIQQLHDLEKSVEELQRNSSVNHSLVTEQEVEQKSMELRSLGETLTELKNQFPSLQSKMRVVLRVEVEAVKFLKEEPHRLDSLLKRCNTMTDTLTTLRRKVTEGLWKGQNDISSQSAKRTEHTGKSLDLDILTSPPLSLNDLGGSASLANWMPVSGSDPDASGTEQDPHPTASYRSRVLDELPSRRGVGKSVSAEVRLAAERDWEEKRASLTQFSAQDINRLLEETQAELMKAIPDLDFAARQINKPAVPPKPHPKPQFTTPITTTTTTSTTTSTTTTTSTEHQPNMVQVTAQKLEGGSRCGSAELTVTRYRTEKPSKSPPPPPPRRSFPSAHGLTTNSTGEVIVTTKKKVEPEDGEAPKTLVKLRRTPSDTPRPTSTPPVIAASAIKDEDDEKRIIAELENASNSPGGSKGAQSTVAARLKSLQQGSLERPKTRKQREDFPKIQGQQQVFHF, from the exons GCATTCTCTTCCTCCAGCtgggggaggagatgaggagggtgCACCTGACCCATGAGCTGACCAGCCTGGAGACCCTGAGGGCCCTCATCGTCCACATGTTCCCCCAGAGGCTCACCATGGCAATGCTCAG GTGCCCCAGCACGGCCCTGCTCATCAAGGATGAGGCCCGTAACGTCTTCTATGAGCTGGAGGACCCACGAGACGTCCAGGACCGCTGTGTCATCAAGATCTACTGCAAGGAGACTGTCTACGGCACCTACCCCAGTCACCACAACCCACACCTGGCCAACGGAGACCTCCGG AGGGATATGGTGTACACGCCCCAGCAGGATTCCCCGCCCAACCGTCGCCTCAGCAACACCCCTGCCTCCTCCGCCTCTGCCCCCTCCGGCTCGCCGTCCCGCATCCGTCTCCTCTACAGTGGGGGCCGCCCATCTTCTTACGCTGGGCAACCTCACCCCCAGCATCATCCCCAAACCcactccctcccccacccccaccactccTCGCCAGGTGGCCAGAGTGCGGCCCACCACCAGCATCACCCCCAGCAGCTCCACCACCAGCCCCAGCTACAGCACCACGCCCAGGCAGGTTTCTCCCCTAGTGCCATCCTGGAGCGTAGGGATGTTAAGCCCGATGAGGAGGTCCATGGCACTGGCTCCAGGAGCATGGTGCTCCTGCGGGGCGATGCAGGGGGGATCTATGCCGACCCCTATTCCCTGGGCCAGGAAGGAGGCCGCCTCAGCCTGGCGGGCCCCCACTCATCTCTACCCCCGAGAGGGGACGCCTACGGCTCTCTCTACCGGCGTGGAGGAGGCGGAGGGGGCGGAGGAGGGTTGGGACCCGGATCCATGCGCTCCCTCACTTCCTACTCGGCGGCGGCGCTGCAAGGAGAGCTGATGGACAGTGGCGTCCTCTACAGGCCTGGAGGCCCACTGTATAATGATGCAGCCTACGCCGCGTCCATGTTGGCCATGGGCTTCCGGGTGCCACCCCCCTCGTCTCCGCAGAAAATCCCCGACATGAGGGACTCGTATTCAGGCACCATGCCCGGCCGGGGCTCCCCTGGGAGGCAGACCCTGCGGAGGGACTCAGTATCCTCCTCCATGTTCGGGGAGAGTCCCAAagctaggggtcaggggtcagggttgggGTCTGATCAGCTGTGCTTAATGGCTGGACCTGGAGGGGAGGGCGGTGGTTTCAGTTCAGCACCAGGTTTCAGTTCACCTCTACCAGGCAATGAGACAGAGACCAG GGGGCGCATGGAGGCCATGGAGAAACAGATAGCCAGTCTGACTGGTCTACTGCAGACTGTTCTGACCAGGGGACCAGAGGCCGAGAGCCC GGACAAGATTGAGACGGCCAATTACTGCTCTGAGACAGACA CTGGACGGTTAAAAAACAAGAAAG CCCTGACACCGTCGGCTCCGTTGGCCCTGATGCCGCCACCACTCGTCGGGTCCTCCCAGCCACTGACGGTGTCGCGGCTGCAGATGCAGATCCACCTGCATGGCCTGCAGCAGAACACCAGCGAGCTGCGCAAACAACTGTCCCAGCTGCGCAACATCCAG TTGGAGAACCAGGACTCAGTACAGTCCCTGCTGAGGCAGACCGAGTCGGAGCTGAGCCTTATGATGCTGGATGCCATGCGGACCCAGGAGGACCCTTTGCAGAGGCAGCGCCTcctagtggaggaggagagactcaAGTACCTCAACCAGGAAGAGCTGCTCATCCAGCAACTGCA TGATCTGGAGAAGTCAGTGGAGGAACTGCAGAGGAACTCGTCAGTCAACCACAGCCTGGTGACTGAGCAGGAAGTGGAGCAGAAGAGTATGGAGCTAAGGTCTTTGGGAGAGACCCTCACAGAGCTCAAGA accaGTTCCCCAGTCTGCAGAGTAAGATGCGCGTGGTGTTGAGGGTGGAAGTGGAGGCTGTGAAGTTCCTGAAGGAGGAGCCACACAGACTGGACTCACTGCTGAAACGCTGTAACACCATGACcgacacactgaccacactacgCAG GAAAGTGACCGAGGGCCTGTGGAAAGGCCAGAATGACAtctccagccagtcagccaagcGAACTGAGCACACAGGAAAGAGCTTGGACCTCGACATACTGACCAGTCCACCGCTCAGCCTCAATGACCTGGGTGGTAGTGCAAGCCTTGCCAACTGGATGCCCGTATCAGGCAGTGACCCAGATGCTTCTGGAACTGAGCAGGACCCCCACCCTACGGCCAGCTACAGAAGCCGGGTCCTGGACGAGCTGCCAAGCCGCCGCGGTGTTGGCAAATCAGTGTCTGCGGAGGTCAGACTG GCTGCAGAGCGGGACTGGGAGGAGAAGCGAGCAAGTCTGACCCAGTTTAGTGCCCAGGACATCAACCGTCTGCTGGAGGAGACCCAGGCTGAGCTGATGAAGGCCATCCCAGACCTAGACTTTGCTGCCAGGCAGATTAACAAGCCTGCTGTACCCCCCAAACCCCACCCCAAACCTCAGTTTACCAcccccatcactaccaccaccaccacctccaccaccactagcacaaccaccactaccagtACTGAGCACCAGCCCAACATGGTGCAGGTCACTGCCCAGAAGCTGGAGGGGGGCTCACGTTGCGGATCTG caGAGCTGACCGTTACCAGGTATCGCACTGAGAAACCCTCTAAGTCTCCGCCTCCACCCCCTCCTCGCCGCAGCTTCCCATCAGCCCATGGGCTCACCACCAATAGCACCGGAGAAGTGATCGTCACCACCAAGAag AAGGTGGAGCCAGAAGACGGAGAGGCTCCGAAGACTCTGGTCAAGCTGAGAAGGACACCGTCTGACACCCCCCGCCCCACCTCCACTCCCCCCGTCATCGCCGCCTCGGCGATTAAAGACGAGGACGACGAAAAGAGGATCATTGCTGAACTAGAG AATGCAAGCAACTCACCAGGGGGATCCAAGGGAGCCCAGTCAACTGTAGCGGCTAGACTGAAGAGCCTTCAGCAAGGCAGCCTCGAGAGGCCCAAGACCAGGAAGCAGAGAGAGGACTTCCCCAAGATCCAGGGCCAGCAGCAGGTATTCCACTTCTAG